One part of the Saprospiraceae bacterium genome encodes these proteins:
- the rplW gene encoding 50S ribosomal protein L23: protein MIKQIIIRPMITEKAEKLSTARNQYTFVVAKNSNKVEVGKAVEKTYNVSVESVNTLRMPGKAKSRNTRSAVIKGHKSSYKKAVVTLKKGDEINIFGDEKN from the coding sequence ATGATTAAACAAATTATAATTCGACCTATGATAACAGAGAAAGCAGAAAAACTTTCTACTGCGAGAAATCAATACACATTTGTCGTTGCAAAGAACAGTAATAAAGTAGAAGTGGGGAAGGCTGTTGAAAAGACGTATAATGTTTCTGTTGAATCCGTTAATACATTGCGGATGCCGGGAAAAGCGAAATCAAGAAATACTCGGAGTGCTGTGATCAAAGGTCATAAATCATCTTATAAAAAAGCAGTGGTTACATTGAAAAAAGGAGATGAAATTAATATTTTTGGAGACGAGAAAAACTAA
- the rplD gene encoding 50S ribosomal protein L4 has protein sequence MIVDVLSIQGSSTGRTIDLPDHIFGITPNEHVLYLAVKEYLANQRQGTADSKERHAVARSTRKIKKQKGTGGARAGSMKNIMFKGGGRAFGPHPRDYTQKLNKKVKELARKSALSQKAAGDGIVVIEDFNINTPKTKEFAGILKSLKMHQMKSLFVTPEYNETVHLSSRNVPHAALQIAKDLNTYDILNCKKLVLTESSIQKIAETLS, from the coding sequence ATGATAGTTGATGTATTAAGTATTCAAGGATCCAGTACCGGAAGAACAATTGATCTTCCAGATCATATTTTTGGAATTACACCAAACGAACATGTACTTTATTTAGCCGTAAAAGAATATTTAGCTAATCAAAGACAGGGTACGGCAGATTCAAAAGAACGACATGCAGTAGCTCGTTCGACTAGAAAAATAAAGAAACAAAAAGGAACCGGTGGTGCCAGAGCAGGTTCTATGAAAAATATTATGTTTAAAGGTGGTGGACGTGCATTTGGACCGCATCCAAGAGATTACACCCAAAAACTAAATAAAAAAGTAAAAGAGTTGGCTCGTAAATCCGCACTTTCTCAAAAAGCTGCTGGTGATGGTATCGTCGTTATTGAAGATTTTAATATTAATACACCAAAAACGAAAGAGTTTGCAGGTATTTTGAAATCTTTAAAAATGCACCAAATGAAATCTCTGTTTGTTACACCTGAATATAATGAAACCGTTCATTTGTCAAGCAGAAACGTACCTCATGCTGCATTACAAATTGCGAAAGATTTAAATACCTACGATATTTTGAATTGTAAAAAATTGGTTTTAACAGAATCCAGCATTCAAAAAATTGCCGAAACACTTTCTTAA
- the rplC gene encoding 50S ribosomal protein L3 codes for MNGIIGTKIGMTSIYGADGRFIACTVVEVSPNVVTQVKTEDTDGYSALQFSCIEAKAKNANKAITGHFNNANTTPKKNSVEFRDCTLNKNLGEVVNLTDVFAEGDTVHARGVSKGKGFQGVVKRHGFSGVQNATHGQHNRQRAPGSIGASSYPSKVVKGLRMAGQTGSENIKIRNLKVAKILPEKNLLLVKGAIPGHKGSIVIIEKN; via the coding sequence GTGAACGGAATAATTGGAACTAAAATCGGAATGACCAGCATCTATGGTGCTGATGGCAGGTTCATTGCCTGTACTGTCGTGGAGGTTTCGCCTAATGTGGTAACACAGGTTAAAACGGAAGACACAGACGGCTATTCAGCTTTGCAGTTTTCCTGCATAGAAGCAAAAGCAAAAAATGCCAATAAAGCGATTACGGGTCACTTTAACAATGCAAATACAACGCCTAAGAAAAATAGTGTTGAATTCAGAGATTGTACCTTAAATAAAAATTTGGGAGAAGTTGTTAATTTAACAGATGTATTTGCTGAAGGAGACACCGTGCATGCACGTGGAGTATCTAAAGGAAAAGGCTTTCAGGGAGTTGTTAAAAGACATGGATTTAGTGGGGTGCAAAATGCAACACATGGACAACATAACCGGCAACGAGCTCCAGGTTCGATTGGTGCATCTTCATATCCTTCCAAAGTTGTAAAAGGATTGAGAATGGCGGGTCAAACAGGTTCAGAAAATATTAAAATCCGAAATTTAAAAGTAGCTAAAATCCTTCCAGAGAAAAATTTATTACTTGTGAAAGGTGCTATTCCTGGACATAAAGGTTCTATTGTAATCATTGAGAAAAATTAA
- the rpsJ gene encoding 30S ribosomal protein S10, protein MNQKIRIKLRSYDHNLVDKSTEKIVKTVRNSGAVVAGPIPLPTEKEIFTVLRSPHVNKKAREQFQLRTHKRLIEIYTPTNKTVDALSKLELPSGVDIQVKLS, encoded by the coding sequence ATGAATCAAAAAATTCGGATAAAACTTCGTTCTTATGACCATAATTTGGTTGATAAGAGTACGGAGAAAATAGTCAAGACGGTGCGCAATAGTGGCGCAGTAGTCGCTGGTCCGATTCCGCTGCCAACTGAGAAAGAAATATTTACCGTTTTGCGTTCACCGCACGTAAATAAGAAAGCTCGTGAGCAGTTTCAACTTCGGACACATAAGCGTCTAATCGAGATTTACACACCCACTAATAAAACAGTGGATGCGTTGTCTAAACTCGAGCTGCCCAGTGGTGTAGATATACAAGTGAAGTTGTCCTAA